In Candidatus Brocadia sp., the following proteins share a genomic window:
- a CDS encoding transcriptional regulator: protein MKKWIASTRETLEACLGPVSHEINELDWKQSLSPKKERLVQHLSAFANYPGGGVLVFGIDAQNAMPKSIQQDEATIIVGQIANLGRDALEQPVAIDHAIVEFHNASLLFVRIKESKTKPAHLRGKPLDHCYIRSGGTTRLASRLEVGSMLLNSQNPFWEELRATTLLRSDEVITRLDSEGIHRLLQRPVVQTNEELLRWLVDEKFIEQDGDGYHITNFGAIAAAHQLKEFEGLERKRIRIIRYKGFNKVETIDEVVGHKGYAIGFEELIAYLRRILPHSEVIEKALRREVIVYPEIALRELIANALIHQDFNISGTGPMIEIFDNRIEFINPGALPPSKKLDRLIGTTPESRNEKLASAFRRYRICEERGTGFMKVVTAVELYGLPPVAFEEGENYFKVTLFAPRKFSEMSQMERIEACYQHAVLKYLSSSAMTNTSLRERLKMHEKQRTQVSNLIRDAIDAGRIKRKDPTSTSVKFAEYIPYWV, encoded by the coding sequence ATGAAGAAATGGATAGCATCTACGAGGGAAACACTGGAAGCCTGTCTTGGGCCGGTGTCCCACGAGATTAACGAACTTGACTGGAAACAAAGTCTTTCACCCAAGAAAGAGCGTCTGGTACAACACCTTTCGGCTTTTGCCAACTATCCAGGCGGCGGGGTTCTTGTATTTGGCATTGACGCCCAAAACGCTATGCCAAAGAGTATTCAGCAAGACGAAGCTACGATTATAGTTGGACAGATTGCCAATCTTGGACGAGATGCTTTAGAACAGCCTGTTGCGATAGATCACGCCATTGTCGAGTTTCACAACGCATCCCTGCTGTTTGTACGTATAAAGGAGAGCAAGACAAAGCCTGCACATCTGCGGGGTAAGCCACTGGATCATTGCTATATCCGGTCTGGGGGGACTACGCGCCTTGCTTCACGACTGGAAGTCGGTTCGATGCTCCTCAATAGCCAAAATCCATTCTGGGAAGAACTACGAGCTACAACATTACTTCGTTCCGATGAGGTGATAACCAGACTGGATTCAGAAGGTATTCATCGACTGCTCCAGCGACCAGTTGTGCAAACAAATGAAGAATTACTGCGCTGGCTGGTGGATGAAAAATTCATTGAGCAGGATGGTGATGGATACCACATCACTAACTTTGGTGCAATTGCAGCCGCACATCAGCTTAAAGAATTCGAGGGTTTAGAACGAAAACGTATCCGCATTATACGCTATAAGGGATTCAACAAGGTTGAGACAATAGATGAGGTTGTCGGACACAAGGGTTACGCAATTGGTTTTGAAGAGCTAATAGCCTACCTTAGGCGTATTCTTCCCCACAGCGAAGTCATTGAAAAGGCTTTGCGCAGAGAAGTTATCGTATATCCGGAAATTGCCCTGCGTGAACTCATCGCCAATGCCCTCATTCATCAGGATTTCAACATTTCAGGTACCGGCCCCATGATTGAAATTTTCGATAATAGGATTGAATTCATTAATCCTGGTGCTCTCCCTCCGTCAAAGAAGTTAGACCGCCTGATTGGCACCACTCCTGAGTCACGAAATGAAAAACTCGCCTCAGCATTCAGGCGATACAGGATTTGCGAGGAACGAGGAACCGGCTTCATGAAGGTAGTAACCGCCGTCGAGTTATATGGACTTCCTCCGGTCGCGTTCGAAGAGGGAGAAAATTATTTCAAGGTTACATTATTTGCGCCACGAAAGTTTTCAGAGATGTCTCAGATGGAACGGATCGAGGCATGTTATCAACATGCGGTGCTTAAATATCTCAGCAGTAGCGCCATGACCAATACTTCGTTACGTGAGCGGCTCAAGATGCACGAAAAACAACGCACTCAGGTTTCTAACCTGATACGGGATGCAATAGACGCAGGACGTATTAAGCGCAAAGATCCGACATCGACATCTGTTAAGTTCGCTGAATACATTCCGTATTGGGTATAA